ACTTACTTTTACACCAAGCCTTGACCTTGATTTGACCTCTGTTTCCCATAAGTCTTTGTGTTCTTCAGCTTCTTTTGCAAACAAACTTCTTGCAGCAGTTTCATCCTAAATTCCaaagaaaaaatgaatttcTCCTTTTATAGATGAAGGCAGAAATTTGttgcagaaaaacaaaaaataaatgataaaatagatgcaaattggtaaaaaaaaaacggtGTAGACTCACACTAAGCCTTCCTTCCATGTGAATGTTTGTAGAATTCAAGTTGTTCACGATTGCTTCCATTCCTTCACGCATCTGAGAATAAAAGCAATCATTACTTAGTCAGTATTTAGGCAACACCTGTATTTAGGGGACACCTGTATTGAGAGGACACCTGTATTGAGAGGACACCTGTATTGAGAGGACACCTGTATTGAGAGGACACCTGTATTGAGAGGACACCTGTATTGAGAGGACACCTGTATTGATAGGACACCTGTATTGATAGAGGACACATTTATTTAGGCGACACCTGTATTGAGAGGAAACCTGTATTGAGAGGAAACCTGTATTGAGAGGACACCTGTATTGAGAGGACACCTGTATTGAGAGGACACCTGTATTGAGAGGACACCTGTATTGAGAGGACACCTGTATTGAGAGGACACCTGTATTGAGAGGACACCTGTAATGAGAGGACACATGTATTTAGGCAACACCTGTATTGAGAGGACAACTGTATTGATAGGACACCTGTATTGATAGAGGACACCTGTATTGATAGGCGACACCTGTATTGATAGGCGACACCTGTATTGATAGGCGACACCTGTATTGATAGGCGACACCTGTATTGATAGGCGACACCTGTATTGATAGGCGACACCTGTATTGATAGGCGACACCTGTATTGATAGGCGACACCTGTATTGATAGGCGACACCTGTATTGATAGGCGACACCTGTATTGAGAGGACACCTGTATTGAGAGGACACCTGTAATGAGAGGACACCTGTAATGAGAGGACACCTGTATTGAGAGGACACCTGTATTGAGAGGACACCTGTATTGAGAGGACACCTGTATTGAGAGGACACCTGTATTGAGAGGACACCTGTATTGATAGGACACCTGTAATGAGGACACATGTATTTAGGCAACACCACCTGTATTGAGAGGACACCTGTATTGAGAGGACAACTCTATTGATAGGACAATTGTATTGATAGGACACCTGTATTGATAGAGGACACCTGTATTGATAGAGGAAACATGTATTTAGGCGACACATGTATTTAGGCGACACCTGTATTGAGAGGACAACTGTATTGAGAGGACACCTGTATTGATAGGACACCTGTATTGATAGGACAACTGTATTTAGGAAACACCTGTATTGAAACATCAAGCTAGCGTAGAGAATGAATGAGGATGTGTGTACATGTGCCCAGTTCACACATCAGCTCAACCACCAATAACAAgttagtattattttttacctTATGTGCTTCTTGTAGGTTCTTTTCTAGAGTCTCACAGCGAGCACTTTCTTGTTTTAGCATCACTTCTAGTTTGGCGTTCTTTGTTTCAACTTCTCTTAAATGATCATCCATCTCAATCTATACAGAACAAATCAATTAGATATTTAGAAAAAAAGCTTATGATTTAATGCAAAACTGTCTCAAATTTTAAACTGTTCGACTATAAGCAATATTATATATCTATGcatataattaaaatgtttttcaacTGATTAGCTCTAGCCTTACACGTCATCACCTACCTTTCGTTGGACGGCATCTTTGGCAGTAGATAGCTGCTCCTTTGCTTCAATTTTAGCAGTCTCTGCTTGGCCTAGCTTCTCTTCCAATCGGTGAATCTTTCCAATTAAATTATCTTGATTATGTCCAGATAAAACCAACTACAAACACAGAAAATAACATTAACTATTAAAAGAAGGAGGATAGTATATGAGCATAGCATCATGAGATTATTGTATGAAATAGTGtgaaataaagtttttattttaagaCACACTTATTCGAAAGAAGCCCTTTTTGAGAGGACACTTTAATGTGGAAGGTACAAGGTAAGTTTAACACAATGTCTTTATTATAGGGACCCTATGTTGAGCCataaaggtgtccccttaatagataACATATAGGCATGTTCATACTTTTTCTTCCATTTGCTCATGTTGTTTTATAATCAGATTCTTTTCTCTTAAGAACGCTTCATGGGTCTGAAAAAACAAAACGTATCATGTTATTAACATCCAAACATTCTAAGCTAACTATTATTAAAGAAACTACTGGGGAAGAGAAACCAGGGAAGGCATTGGTGTCTGACATGGGAAGAAGATTGGACACAACTGGGATACATATTACAAGACTTGTCTTTCAAGACTTGACTTGTCTAGAAACAGAAGACACTGGAATAAGTTTGCTCTATTGAGGTTTGACAGGCGTAAGTCTACGTAAGCTAAGTAGGTAACTTCACAGTCTCAGATTATAACCCTTTCTTCCTGTCTGGTAAGTCTAGTAATTCACCAAACACACATTTGTTTGTTACTTACATTAGCTGCATGCTGGAGATGTGCCTCTGCAACAGACAGCTTGCTTGTTGTATCCATCAAATTCTGAATAACAAAAGATTAGAGTTAATGATGTAATCAAGGatttattaaaagaaaacaaacgaTTAAAGGAACAAGTTGATGGTACacttttaaaagtaaaacaCAAGTGTATTACTAATGTCAACAGAAAATCAATGACACCTATCTATTCCAGAAGAAGGTGTTATTATCAAATtctaaattaaacattttagatCAGCGTACCTTTTGAAGAGTTTTAACATCCTGGTCTTTCAAACTACCGGTTTGGTCTCTCTGTTGTATTTCATTCCTCAACTGAGAAATAGTTGCCGACAAATTTTCATTCTTTTCTTCTAGCAATACTTGGGCCTATATGGATGCAACAACAATAATAGTGATTTCCAATAAAATAGGAGACAAAAACTAACATCTGTTagtatatgtatttattatggAATTGGACGTAATTCTGTCTTGTGTACATACAATTGAAGACCTTGGTAGACAAGTAAAAAAGAGTAGGATATTGTCtaccggtgtgctgatctgggaAGGTAATGCGCTGCTGACAGCCGTGGGTTCATTGATTAATGACAAAAACTCGTTCGGAAACagagctttttaaaattataaacagTGGTTTTCTTCAGTCTTCATATTCCAAACTTTTacttataacattaataattacctccgccaaggaggttatattttcacccctgtatgtttgtatgtttgtatgtttgtgtgtttgtgtgtgtgtgtgtctgtgaacagcctggaggccacagtttttatctgattctcaccaaatttggcaacaatgatctatgccccaaaagctcgaacgagttcgaatttgatggggaaaggtcataggtcaaggtcacaactaacaaaaaactattttactgcctagagaccacagtttttatccgattctcaccaaacttagccacaatgatcaatgacacatcatataattgtggttaaattttgaagggtcagggtcaaagatcaaggtccacaaaaagtttaaaaaaaagaaataaaaaaaaaaaaaaaacctcagtgggacttgaaccagcgatctcaactgtgagaggctggatacataaccattttacagtaggcggaggtttgtactctcggagtatcCTCTAGTTAAATATGAATCACACTGTGTTAGTAATAAGGTTAGTAAATAGATACTATGTTAATGATAATGAAACAaggaatatttttaaaaataatatataaaatattcccTAATAAGTAAAAAAGAGGAAGTAAATCTATAGAAAGCAGTAAAAacatgataataaaaacaatctgttataaacacaaaaacatttcagtaatgttattatataaaagATACATATCATCATATgaatgtaaatatctttgtaattcagctaaggctgcgatgatgatattgaaataaatgaaatgaaatgaaaaaaatgaaatgaagtgCAAGTAACATGTTTGCCACGAGGATAATTCCCTCTTTTTACGAGAATGTCCGCAAGTGCGGCATCTATGGTTTTAGAATAAGAGTTTTGGAATAGTGAAATGATCTGGTTAGGTGTACGGCAAACTATTTGTTACAATCCTCAAATCCCTTCACTAAATGGAAGAAAATCCTTTTTgagtgtaattttttattgtttgttgtatATATGGAATTTTTATTCTGAAACCATTGTCACTACCTACCTAAAAGTTGGATCATTGTTAATCTAGTGTTAAGACTACAATTAATTTAACAAACAAACCATGATATGAATAAATGTTAGTTTATTAAATGTTAGAAAATGTTGAGTATGTATGATTACAGTTTGTCAACCTACCCTTTCCTTGTCAGCACGTAATGTATTAAGGGTCACATTTAGTTTATCCTGAAAATTGTTACAACAAAAATACTTATATTTCAAAGAATTTCTTAGCTATGCTTTTGAGAGGATATTAATCAATCTCATCCTTACATCAAATCTTGATTATTTAGGGagataaaataaatgacaaatAAGCAGTTATTCTTACCGTGACATCAAAAGCTTCTCTGTCTGTGACTTGCTTCTCACTCTGCGATGTTTCCAAAGATTTCTTAAGTCCTTGAATTTCATTCTGTGCATCAGTAAGTCTACAAAACAAGAAAAGAGTCagtggatattttttttttctatcttgaatgtaatttaattttttcccTCATCTTCAATCTGtatattatgttttactttaatatttcaattgtaaaacataaatttaaaataaatatttaaaatgtgaatattgttttcttattttgatttgaaataATGAGATCTTCAATGGGTTTTTACCTCTCTTTTGTTGTTTCCAATCTGGCAGCCAGGCGAACATTTTCTTCCTACAAAAATGAGATGGATTAAAAACATTATGTTActactttctaggagttttattagataatctatattgttttgtaacatgaccacagtgctgattttgtgACTGATCAAAAgaacaataaaaatgatgttGACCTTTTCTCGTTGTAGTACAGATTCCTGCATATGTACTTTGTTTGTTCGTTGGTCAAGTTCCCGTTGCAACGTCATCAACTGATTGTTGCGTTCCATCAATGATGACTGCGTCACATGAATCTGAAACAGAAAAGGTTTGAAAATTATTTGTGATTGTTTTCCAGCTTTTGGGAACTCTTGTTTGGCAAAATTATCTGTATTTATATCATCATGTTATCAGTTACCTCATTTTCCAGACTGATCACTCTCGTTTCAGCCGAGCCAAGTCGTACAGCGTTTGCCTAAATCAACAATTAATCAACACATAAATGAAGTAAAAAGCATTGCATAAACATTATAAGAACACTTCTTTACGAGACAAACACTTTTATTTGTGAGTAAATGAACAACGTGACACATACCTGTGTGGCGTCTTTACTTGCTATTATATCCTGATCGGTTCTCAGTCGTATTTGCCGCGTCTCATCTCGCTCTCGATGTAAAGcccttaaattaaaaacaaaacgcTGTCATGACAACTAGATAATAACTAAATAGTATCATCCAATTTATCTTACGTTGCGTTATTGCATCAAATTTGCAGTATTCTAATACATCAACATGTTACCTTTCAAGTTCACTGCGTGCTTGTTGAGATTTCTCAAGTTCTTGTAATGTGGTGTCAAGTCGGTTGTTGATTGAGTGTAgcttaaacaaaatgttaaacatAATAAGAACAAACAGATTGAGTTTATAGGCAGcaaaaaattaagaaatgacaacaaattattgCATATGAAACTTTGCTTTCAGAAATACAAGAGTATGCATAGAGTAACTGTAAAGCTATGgctcccactagaacgcaacgcaaggacataaacgCAAGGTAAGCGAGTTCACCAATCACAAGCTTCGGATTATTGGAAATTGGCAACACGCTTGCATTTTGTCTACAGTGGGAACTAGGCTTAAGGCTCAAAAGATGCGTAGCCCTGTATATAATGTACAATTAAACACAAAAGTGTGTATATAAACAAACCTCTGACAGGAGTTTCTCTTTCTCACTTTGGTCCCTTTCTATTTCAGAATGCAGCCTTGCGTTTTCGGTTTTCACAGCTGCTAATTGCGTGTTGAACGTGAAAGTAGCGTGAGCTAATGCTTCTTCATTCACATGCTACGACAAAAAAGAAGACGATAAGTTAGACATGAACTATATCATTATCAGCAATACAATCAAtagtcattttaatttttaagttaataCTTACAATGTCATTTTTAAGTTGATCTATTTTGTGAGAGAGTTCTTCGTTCTCCGATGCAAGCAAGCCGTGACTGTCCTTGAACTTCAGTTTCTGTCGTTCATATTCGacctttaaaaaatgataacaaaatCATTTGAATAACATTCTCCACAAGTTTTATTTAACATAAAGTTAGAAAGATATGATAACAACGAGACATGAACTGCCTGCAGTGCTAATGTTTGTTTAgagaatattttttataatagtcTAAATAAAGCTTCGACAGCCACCTTGAGCATGTAGAGTTGATCTTTGAGTTTATCGTTTGTTGATATCGCTGTTTTTCTATTCTCATCTGCAAGTTCAAGTCGGTTTATTATTTCAGCCTGGAAAAGAAATATTTCatattcaatatcaaaattgattatatTGAGATcgaaatatgaaaatatgtttagataaagattaataaaacgATAGAACTAGttatacaaaatgtatattgATTTTGGTATAAAGTTTTCGGTAcacaacatatttatatttcttaaaagaactgttgagtttctcaacgtttcattacgtcgtgtactgaaaactttatatcaacatttgattttgccatgcaaaccttcaaactatatattgtttattatattaaaaggcaataagaaaattatattaaatgaaacaaaacacatcaataaattattaaaatattggatGTGGCTGAAGTGTAGCTACTAGTTTGAAAGCAacacattaaatataaatatcaaagtgtagtataataaattacaaaaacagtGTGTAGTTAAATTAATGCAATATTTAAACATACtgaagaaaatattaaattattaatataaaataactatataatattaataaagtaatataGTATTGATAAAATAAGACATCCACAAGATAAATTTATGTTGCTATTAGCAGCATTTACCTAATACTACATTTTATTGTTAGTTTGTACTAAGagttttaatttaataagtttggcaaacaaaacaaatagcTTAATTGTGCCAAGTACTAAGCCAAAAGTTTCTTCTAATAGTTAAGTTATTAGTAAAAGTCTGTCTATTCACAAACTTTACCTTCTCTAAGATTGTCTTGTTTACTTCCTAAAGTACAAGCACAATAAATTAAGACATGAAATAAAGAATACAGAAGAAGAAAATCACTTAAGCACAGTTACTTAAGATAATCAAATCTCATTAATAAATGCACATCAAACATGATGATCTACCTTttcatcatcctcatcaactTCTTTAAGCTAAGCAAAAAGATCGATAAAAATTAACGCATTGAAACAAAACGAGAGAGATGTGATGAAACAGAAAATGATGAAGAGGAATGAATTAGTAAGTTATGTCACATGAAAGAAATATAAGTTGAAAATGAATGGCATAGGGATTgcattattttatacttttcaaATTCATATACATATGTGATAATGATATGATGTCACATGTGACAATGTTTCAAAGGGAATCCAGTGTAATCATAGAAATGTCTGATATGATCGATTAAACCTGTACTATTTAAGGTACCAACCTCTTGAAGGAATTCATGTTTCTTTACAATGCCTTCGCTAAATTCCTCATGACGGACCCGAGTATTACGTTCTTGAACAAGCTGCTTTCGTAACTCCTCACATTCCTCTTCCAACTATCAAAAACAGAAATATTTCGTAACAATATATTACCTGAATATTTACAAAATGGTGAATTAAAAAGAAGAGTATTTTCAATGGAGCTTCTTAGAATGAAGAAAGAAGATTCACTAACAACATCTAAAGATAGAACAACTTTCAACAATTTTTAGTGACAAATCCAGAATTTTGAAGTAGCACGGTGAAGTGGGGTACAGCATTACTGGTACCTGACACCACCCTGAGTAAATGCTTACCTGCTTAAGGTTATTCTGTACTGTTCTTAGTTCCAGCATAGCGTTACGTGAATTCAATTCTGTTTTCTGTCGTGCATCAATCTCactataaataacaaaactcaatgtataatttttttaatgtttaaaatattgcaaAACTTAAACGATGATCTGACCAACTAAATACTCACAGACTATACAGTTCTTCTTTACGTGCCAATTGCTCTCTCGTTTTCTCTAAAATAATTTGTGAGTTGTTCCGTTTTTCTACCTCAAGACCAAGATGAAACCTGAAGGGAAACAAGTtattaaagaaacaaataagAATATCATTTTTAAAGTGTTTACCTTTTCTGGGTATCAAGGCCTGTTCTTTTTCTGCAATCACCATTTTCAATGTTGTTTTTAACCATTGATTACTAAACAATTAAACTCAAAACACTAAATCATAATCAGTATTAAGGTGACTTACTCAAGGTCTCGTATCTTAGACTCAAGCTCCACAAACTCTTGCTCCAAGTCATTCTTAGATTTCATCACCTCAGATTTTTgcctgaaaaaaacaaaaaacaaatgcaAAAGTTAACGACAAATAACGTTCCATATACATTTGATACTTAATCTAGTGTAACACTGCACAAAGTTAATATAATCTTAATGGTAcagtaaacatttttaatttatatagaaAGTTTCAAACCTGTGTAACTCTTTGTTTTCCGCTTGCAATGCTTTACACCTGTTTTCAGCATTCACTCTTGCCGATCTTTCCTGTTCTGCCATTCGTTTATTTTCCCGAAGAGCTACATGCATTCGGAAAGCACCGTCTAAAAAATAGAGATTCgcaaaaaagaatatttttataAGAGAGTTGTAAATATAAAAGGATGAAAAACAGGAAAAAGTGAACAATTCCAcacattttgaatgtttttagaaattaaaattCAGCAATTATGTTTTGCTTACCATGTCCAGTGTCAGCATTTCCGCTGGTATTTAACTGTAGGTGCGGGCTTGGTTGCAAGTATGATGGACGAAACTCAGTAGCGTCATCCAAACTGTCGCCACCCTCGCTTGACGTAAACGAAAgaccatcattatcatcaagaACTGCTTTCCAAGCTGGAACAAAGGAATTCCCCTGGAAAAGAAAAGTTAACATTGAAGTGTCCAATAAGATAATTTAATTCTTTGTCAGGACCTAACATCTAACAAATGTTCCATtatgattttgacttttttATGATCATACATCTGAATGTAAGCATACACTTACCACTACTGTGGGGTGGATTATCATGGAGCTGTATGGATCCATGCTATATGTTGAATTCTCAGGCTTGTAGGGAATTGCGGCACCTTCAAGATTTCCAGGACTAacaaaaattattgaaaaatgatGACAAACATATAAATGATAACATGACTTTCTGCATTATTTGGAATAAGTTTTATCCTATGATCTATAGATAACAGAAGAGGATACTTAATTGAATATATCATGAATAACAACATCTATAGAATTCAGGACAATTAGGGAAGTCGCACTTATTTATATCAAATTAATGTAGAATACAGAATGTAGCAGGAAAAATGGAAAGAGGAAGTACTTTAATAATCATGCATACCTGTTAACAGTTGAATGTTTGATGCCTTGTCTTTGATCAGGAGAGGTAGAAGAGTGAGTTTGATTTCTTAACATCATCTCCGCTTCATCTTCAAGTTGTCCTAGCATTTCATCGAAATCTTTGTTTTCTTCCACGGCACCTGGCTGccgtgtaggcctattgtttgaTACATTCATTGCACGGTTCACCGCATTTCCGTCATCTTCGTACGCTAGTTGTTCTTCCAAACTTCGCTGATAGCGGATTAAATTCCGTTCGCTGGACCTGGCATCACCTTCTCCAGCTATTTTCAGGTTTTCCAATTCCAATTTTTCTTTCTCGATTTGCCTTCTCTCTTCCTCTAACTTCTTTTTCTCTGCTTTAATTCTTTCTTCTTCCTTCTTTTGAAGATCATCAGCTTCTTTTCGTAACGCTTCTTCCTTTTTCATGTTctcaatttgttttctttccaTTTCTCTTCGCTGCTCCTCCagtttctttctttcttcttcAAATTTTTGCTTTTCTTCTTCCATAAATTTATCTTCAGTCATTTTACCGGATGTCACTTCGTTCATGAACGTTTCTTTTTCCTTCTGAAGTTCTCTCTCCATTGCCAACTTCTCTTCTTCAAGTTTTCTTTTCTCACGTTCGAATTCAACTCTTAAAGCTCTAGTTTCTTCCTCTTTGTTTCTCTTAATTTCCTCTTTTTCATTTTCAAGCTTTTTCTTTTCACTTTCCAATAGTTGTTGCTGCTCTTCTTGTCGTTTCTTTTCAGCCTTCAACTTCCTTTCTTCTTCAGTTCTTCTTTGATGTTCTTTCTCATTTGCTTCCTCCTCCATTTTCTTAGCTAGTGCTTTTCTTTCATCTTCCTGTTTCTTCCATTCCATCTCTTGTCGTTTTCTGTCTTCTTCTAACTTCTTTCTCTCGATTTCCAGTTGCTTAAGTTCATCTTTTCTCTCTTTTTCCTTTAATTGATGGTCATGTTCTAGTTTCTTTTTTAGTTCTTCTAATTTCTTTTCTTCCTGAATTCTTTTCTCTTCTTCTGCATTTTTCATAGCTTCTAatttttcttgttcttttttcttcattttctctaatttcttttgttcttCAATCTGTTGTTTCTCAAACTCCGATTTAATTTCAAGAAgtcttttttcttcttctttccgCTTCTCTTTTGCAGCTTTATCTAGTTGTTTTTGCTTCTCTAATTCTTCTTTCCTTTTATTTTCTGCAGCTATCTCCAATTCATGAATACGTTGTTTAGCATTTTCTTCCTCTTGCAAAACTCTTTCTCGATCTCTTTTGATAATTTCTTGTTGTTTTTCATACTCTTCCCTTTCTTCTTGCTGCCTCCTTTCTTCCTTCATTTGTTTCTCCTCATCCATTCTTTGTCTTTCCTTCTTTAATTCAACTTCAACTCTTTGTTGTTCTAATCTCTTCTTTTCCTCATCTTGTTGTTTCTGTTTAGCTTTTctctcttctttctttcttaaAAGTTCATCTTCTTTTCTTTGTCGTTCTTGTTCATCGCGTTCTCTTTGCATTTCTTCATCTGCATCTCTCTTCATTCTTTCTTCTCGTTCCCTCATATCTTGATCCCATTTATTTTGTCGGAGtaattcatcatcttcatctttctttttctttgcctaaaattaacaaattaactTAAGGTATAGAAATCAAACgatacaaaacaaattttttatttttcatttatatttttcattgatatttAAATACTCACAAAGAAATGCAGACTTAcgtcttttcttcttttttctatTTCCCATTcactttcttcttcttcttgatcTTCAGAGTCCCAATCTTCCTCTTCATCATCATTGCCGTTCCTCCCATCACCAGATCCTTGCTGTTTTCCAACATTGTCTTTCGGTGATATTATTGTTGGACCACGAACTAAAAGATAAAGAAAGTAACATCAAAGGGTCTATTGGATTGTTAATAATTCCACAGAccaaaatgtatttcaaatatcaaaagCATAGCAACAAACATCACTATAGcttacaattacaatttctaATCAGTagatttagactaaaataaatCATGATTAAATTACCAATATTTTGATTCAgtttaccatttattttatgaaatacgCCAAGAGCTCGCACTCGCCGTCTTTTAGTATTCTTCTCCATGTTTGCATAGGTCGATATAGTATAAACTAATCAATGAACGCTTTTGTATAATGATGTCTACTTACCTTTGTTGTTAGAGGCATGTGATGGCAGCATATCATCCTTGGAGGtaagaaacaaattatttatcaaacaaacaaatcataAGTCATATTATGCTCACATTCATAAGTTATTTAAGGATCATTTTGATGTTTAGTTGTTTTTCGAAAAGATGAATTTTTATAtcataatatattattcataaaaGAAGGATATTGAATGTGTTCACTCAAGTGGAACGTGCTTAATCAAGTGGAATGTAAGAAGCATGGCTGACTACACAGCGGATACAAGAAGGATGTACTGTGTAACAATGTATTGATACGCTTTATTTAACAACAATATCCTACGGTAAAATTTGTTGCACACTGATACTGCGTTTACACAATGAGGTTAATGTGCGGAACACGCACATTGATAGTGCGTTTATACAATGAGGTTAATGTGCGGAACATGCACACATGAACACAGTCAATCTTAACAAAAAGGATCAAACACTATATACTTATTAACAATCAATTAAACATGTCATACTACTTTAGCCCTTTTTTACAACCTAGTAGAGACGCTGCTATCATAATGATAACCATTACTTACGTCAGCCGAGTCCCAATCTGAAAGAAGACAAAGAACAATAACAGTAgtactttattgttttaaaagt
This DNA window, taken from Antedon mediterranea chromosome 9, ecAntMedi1.1, whole genome shotgun sequence, encodes the following:
- the LOC140059586 gene encoding uncharacterized protein isoform X3, whose product is MKKIFKTKSSKKSASTASLDAANTAEINGYELKEKDLPKLHKAAWLGDVNKVKQLAKKAADYNQLDKENRTPLHLACSQGHKDVVEFFMSNKAKLNLCDNHNRSPLMKAVQANSEEVVVLLLKNKADPNLVDKDSNTALHLTSKAGYMGIAALLLDSGALTNASNKDGSSPLHLATEEKHDDVVELLLNRNADVNAVDNQNRTGLMFACLTDQIGMVKLFLEHKANTDIKDHKGWTANDHAIMGGFHGCSHLIDEYHASNRPRSRGTSRPSTGMFSSSVDSDGFGYTYGEPAIDSADDEEDEISGDKMSNGDDSWGASASETEHLPKPVLKKSAIPKLTKFVPDSDTESVNSLGVGGKIASQSRIPRAVSRESSIRSVTSNKNDKQSSKIPRRVSTSPDNVPKSGKKSQKITKDSKQHVPKSGFGYGPTSDQITPMSTPRGSMTSLGDSEWDDEDVLAALEGIPPQKDMRTPIAEEEEDDSVTPTFPSKRTPPSKQNVGKLTDSDKKMRKDVLNKLGMSDVDDDEESDHFSETAPSIKPKGSTKKQKPESVTKATNHATPRSVKDDIFDDDWDSADDDMLPSHASNNKVRGPTIISPKDNVGKQQGSGDGRNGNDDEEEDWDSEDQEEEESEWEIEKRRKDAKKKKDEDDELLRQNKWDQDMREREERMKRDADEEMQRERDEQERQRKEDELLRKKEERKAKQKQQDEEKKRLEQQRVEVELKKERQRMDEEKQMKEERRQQEEREEYEKQQEIIKRDRERVLQEEENAKQRIHELEIAAENKRKEELEKQKQLDKAAKEKRKEEEKRLLEIKSEFEKQQIEEQKKLEKMKKKEQEKLEAMKNAEEEKRIQEEKKLEELKKKLEHDHQLKEKERKDELKQLEIERKKLEEDRKRQEMEWKKQEDERKALAKKMEEEANEKEHQRRTEEERKLKAEKKRQEEQQQLLESEKKKLENEKEEIKRNKEEETRALRVEFEREKRKLEEEKLAMERELQKEKETFMNEVTSGKMTEDKFMEEEKQKFEEERKKLEEQRREMERKQIENMKKEEALRKEADDLQKKEEERIKAEKKKLEEERRQIEKEKLELENLKIAGEGDARSSERNLIRYQRSLEEQLAYEDDGNAVNRAMNVSNNRPTRQPGAVEENKDFDEMLGQLEDEAEMMLRNQTHSSTSPDQRQGIKHSTVNSPGNLEGAAIPYKPENSTYSMDPYSSMIIHPTVVGNSFVPAWKAVLDDNDGLSFTSSEGGDSLDDATEFRPSYLQPSPHLQLNTSGNADTGHDGAFRMHVALRENKRMAEQERSARVNAENRCKALQAENKELHRQKSEVMKSKNDLEQEFVELESKIRDLEFHLGLEVEKRNNSQIILEKTREQLARKEELYSLEIDARQKTELNSRNAMLELRTVQNNLKQLEEECEELRKQLVQERNTRVRHEEFSEGIVKKHEFLQEEVNKTILEKAEIINRLELADENRKTAISTNDKLKDQLYMLKVEYERQKLKFKDSHGLLASENEELSHKIDQLKNDIHVNEEALAHATFTFNTQLAAVKTENARLHSEIERDQSEKEKLLSELHSINNRLDTTLQELEKSQQARSELERALHRERDETRQIRLRTDQDIIASKDATQANAVRLGSAETRVISLENEIHVTQSSLMERNNQLMTLQRELDQRTNKVHMQESVLQREKEENVRLAARLETTKERLTDAQNEIQGLKKSLETSQSEKQVTDREAFDVTDKLNVTLNTLRADKERAQVLLEEKNENLSATISQLRNEIQQRDQTGSLKDQDVKTLQKNLMDTTSKLSVAEAHLQHAANTHEAFLREKNLIIKQHEQMEEKLVLSGHNQDNLIGKIHRLEEKLGQAETAKIEAKEQLSTAKDAVQRKIEMDDHLREVETKNAKLEVMLKQESARCETLEKNLQEAHKMREGMEAIVNNLNSTNIHMEGRLSDETAARSLFAKEAEEHKDLWETEVKSRSRLGVKMAQLERSRAGVMGQVEDEKRKTRKMAELKRSVESKLENEIQRNRQKDEELNTYKMKLKLAKKKLKDLEMPEMRINSLKSDFERERINMDATVSALRRQLEDVNQQLEQENKLRSEIEMINRQLQRDASSVKIIGKGKEKLEKSKRKLEDELKVLKGALNQDFIEKGELERYKQELDAKARIEINEKLDQVNAYLEEQSQAREKLEQLRNSNEEDMKKELENAITSQKADIVKLRTSYHDVMAQKDTLQTEAARFKELYERELKSKEKVTMDLENTRDRLSNYESKLNFERQRNQHLKEASVSPTSPILKRRTRNDTEIDSITEKVWSELDKSISRHLRSASMEVGPNVGDIRDNLANGFDRSRLSTSHQQNNHYMDTLRRNYFV